Proteins encoded in a region of the candidate division WOR-3 bacterium genome:
- a CDS encoding thioredoxin family protein, translated as MDIRQITVKGNRIGIIGLDEIFQLAKQAQIGDENSLKNFLLEKAKEQNYIPSSVEEDYKNALYREYRRFCGEEVEEEEVGLVIKILGPGCPSCEQLEKDVRAVVQELNIAADIQHIRDLKEISKYGIVATPGLVINKKLVCSGKVPNKNQIKDWILSAMQRP; from the coding sequence ACCGTCAAAGGCAATAGAATTGGAATCATTGGACTTGATGAAATATTCCAATTGGCAAAACAGGCACAGATTGGTGACGAAAATAGTTTAAAGAATTTTCTTCTGGAAAAGGCAAAAGAGCAGAATTATATCCCTTCAAGTGTAGAAGAAGATTATAAAAATGCCCTTTATCGTGAATACCGTAGATTCTGTGGCGAAGAGGTTGAGGAAGAAGAGGTCGGACTGGTGATAAAGATTTTAGGTCCGGGCTGCCCTTCCTGTGAACAACTGGAAAAAGATGTTCGTGCTGTAGTCCAGGAATTGAATATTGCAGCAGATATTCAGCACATTCGCGATTTAAAAGAAATCAGCAAATACGGCATTGTCGCCACACCCGGACTTGTAATAAATAAAAAACTTGTCTGCAGCGGCAAGGTGCCAAATAAAAATCAGATAAAAGACTGGATACTTTCTGCAATGCAAAGACCATAA